Proteins from a genomic interval of Kitasatospora herbaricolor:
- the mce gene encoding methylmalonyl-CoA epimerase, producing the protein MLTRIDHIGIACFDLDKTVEFYRSTYGFEVFHSEVNEEQGVREAMLKINDTGDGGASYLQLLEPTREDSTVAKWLAKNGEGVHHIAFGTADVDGDAAEIRGKGVRVLYDEPRIGSMGSRITFLHPKDCGGVLTELVTSAGTEH; encoded by the coding sequence GTGCTGACCCGCATCGACCACATCGGCATCGCCTGCTTCGATCTCGACAAGACGGTCGAGTTCTACCGCTCCACGTACGGCTTCGAGGTGTTCCACAGCGAGGTCAACGAGGAGCAGGGGGTGCGCGAGGCGATGCTGAAGATCAACGACACCGGTGACGGCGGCGCCTCCTACCTGCAGCTGCTGGAGCCCACCCGCGAGGACTCCACGGTCGCCAAGTGGCTCGCCAAGAACGGCGAGGGCGTGCACCACATCGCCTTCGGCACCGCCGACGTGGACGGCGACGCGGCCGAGATCCGCGGCAAGGGCGTGCGGGTGCTCTACGACGAGCCGCGGATCGGCTCGATGGGCTCGCGGATCACGTTCCTGCACCCGAAGGACTGCGGCGGGGTGCTCACCGAGCTCGTCACCTCGGCCGGCACGGAGCACTGA
- a CDS encoding acetyl-CoA C-acetyltransferase, translated as MTNTTSVIVAGARTPMGRLLGSLKGFSGADLGGFAIKAAVERAGITGEQVQYVIMGQVLQAGAGQIPARQAAVKAGIPMNVPALTVNKVCLSGLDAIALADQLIRAGEFDIVVAGGQESMTNAPHVLPKSREGYKYGAIEMLDAMAYDGLTDAFENIPMGESTEKHNTRLGIPRDVQDEIAARSHQRAAAAQKNGVFDAEIVPVEIPQRKGEPVLFSQDEGIRAETTVESLAKLRPAFVKDGTITAGTSSQISDGAAAVVVMSKAKAEELGLSWIAEIGAHGNVAGPDNSLQSQPSNAILHAVAKEGIEVADLDLIEINEAFAAVAHQSMKDLGVTEEKVNVNGGAIALGHPIGMSGARVVLHLALELQRRGGGTGAAALCGGGGQGDALIVRVPKA; from the coding sequence ATGACCAACACCACCTCTGTGATCGTCGCAGGCGCACGCACCCCGATGGGCCGGCTGCTCGGCTCGCTCAAGGGCTTCTCGGGCGCCGACCTCGGCGGCTTCGCGATCAAGGCCGCCGTGGAGCGGGCCGGCATCACCGGTGAGCAGGTCCAGTACGTGATCATGGGCCAGGTGCTGCAGGCCGGCGCCGGCCAGATCCCCGCCCGCCAGGCCGCCGTCAAGGCCGGCATCCCGATGAACGTCCCGGCGCTGACCGTCAACAAGGTCTGTCTCTCCGGCCTGGACGCCATCGCGCTCGCCGACCAGCTGATCCGCGCCGGCGAGTTCGACATCGTGGTGGCCGGCGGCCAGGAGTCCATGACCAACGCCCCGCACGTGCTGCCGAAGTCCCGTGAGGGCTACAAGTACGGCGCGATCGAGATGCTCGACGCGATGGCGTACGACGGCCTGACCGACGCCTTCGAGAACATCCCGATGGGCGAGTCGACCGAGAAGCACAACACCCGCCTCGGCATCCCGCGCGACGTCCAGGACGAGATCGCCGCCCGCTCGCACCAGCGCGCCGCGGCCGCCCAGAAGAACGGCGTCTTCGACGCCGAGATCGTCCCGGTGGAGATCCCGCAGCGCAAGGGCGAGCCGGTCCTGTTCAGCCAGGACGAGGGCATCCGCGCCGAGACCACCGTCGAGAGCCTCGCCAAGCTGCGCCCGGCCTTCGTCAAGGACGGCACCATCACCGCCGGCACCTCCTCGCAGATCTCCGACGGCGCCGCCGCCGTGGTCGTGATGAGCAAGGCCAAGGCCGAGGAGCTGGGCCTGAGCTGGATCGCCGAGATCGGTGCCCACGGCAACGTGGCCGGCCCGGACAACTCGCTGCAGTCGCAGCCGTCCAACGCGATCCTGCACGCGGTCGCCAAGGAGGGCATCGAGGTCGCCGACCTCGACCTGATCGAGATCAACGAGGCCTTCGCCGCGGTCGCGCACCAGTCGATGAAGGACCTCGGCGTCACCGAGGAGAAGGTCAACGTCAACGGCGGCGCCATCGCGCTCGGCCACCCGATCGGCATGTCCGGTGCCCGGGTGGTGCTGCACCTCGCGCTGGAGCTGCAGCGGCGCGGCGGCGGCACCGGTGCGGCCGCGCTGTGCGGCGGCGGCGGCCAGGGTGACGCGCTGATCGTGCGGGTCCCCAAGGCCTGA
- the meaB gene encoding methylmalonyl Co-A mutase-associated GTPase MeaB — protein MVDVPTLVEQARAGRPRAVARLISLVENGAPELREVMAALAPYTGQAFTVGLTGSPGVGKSTSTSALVSAYRRLGKRVGVLAVDPSSPFSGGALLGDRVRMQDHATDPEVFIRSMATRGHLGGLSWTAPQALRVLDAAGCEVILVETVGVGQSEVEIAAQADTTVVLLAPGMGDGIQAAKAGILEIGDLFVVNKADRDGADATARELNHMLGLGEAREPGAWRPPILKTVAARGEGVDEVVEALEKHRAWLEEHGELAARRRRRASDEIEAIALTALRARIGDLHGDRHLDALAERVAAGELDPYGAADQLVAGLTGA, from the coding sequence ATGGTCGATGTGCCGACACTGGTCGAGCAGGCCCGGGCGGGCCGCCCGCGCGCCGTGGCCCGGCTGATCTCGCTGGTCGAGAACGGCGCCCCGGAGCTGCGCGAGGTGATGGCCGCCCTCGCGCCGTACACCGGGCAGGCCTTCACGGTGGGGCTGACCGGATCCCCTGGCGTCGGCAAGTCCACCTCGACCTCGGCCCTGGTCTCGGCCTACCGCCGGCTCGGCAAGCGGGTCGGGGTGCTGGCCGTCGACCCGTCCTCGCCGTTCTCCGGCGGCGCGCTGCTCGGCGACCGGGTCCGGATGCAGGACCACGCCACCGACCCGGAGGTGTTCATCCGCTCGATGGCCACCCGCGGCCACCTCGGCGGGCTCTCCTGGACGGCTCCGCAGGCCCTGCGGGTGCTGGACGCGGCCGGCTGCGAGGTGATCCTGGTCGAGACCGTCGGCGTCGGCCAGTCCGAGGTGGAGATCGCCGCCCAGGCGGACACCACGGTCGTGCTGCTGGCACCGGGCATGGGGGACGGCATCCAGGCGGCCAAGGCCGGGATCCTGGAGATCGGCGACCTCTTCGTGGTGAACAAGGCCGACCGGGACGGCGCGGACGCCACCGCCCGCGAGCTCAACCACATGCTCGGCCTGGGCGAGGCCCGCGAGCCGGGCGCCTGGCGGCCGCCGATCCTCAAGACGGTGGCGGCCCGCGGCGAGGGCGTGGACGAGGTGGTCGAGGCGCTGGAGAAGCACCGCGCCTGGCTGGAGGAGCACGGCGAACTGGCCGCCCGCCGGCGCCGGCGCGCCTCGGACGAGATCGAGGCGATCGCCCTGACCGCCCTGCGGGCCCGGATCGGCGACCTGCACGGGGACCGCCACCTGGACGCCCTGGCGGAGCGGGTGGCGGCCGGCGAGCTGGACCCGTACGGCGCCGCCGACCAGCTGGTCGCGGGGCTCACCGGGGCCTGA
- a CDS encoding MarR family winged helix-turn-helix transcriptional regulator — translation MDTHTPHSAVVSSSPSTDTEEETTPWLTAREQRLWRAHLEVSKLLDYQLGRELQPHGLAINDYEILVVLSEAPERRMRMTDLATATLQSKSRLSHQITRMETAGLVLRQECPGDRRGLYAHLTELGWETMQRVAPDHVRSVRRHFIDRFTPEQLDAMYAALGPVAEHLRDLRGRA, via the coding sequence ATGGACACGCACACCCCTCACTCCGCCGTCGTCTCCTCCTCGCCGTCGACCGACACCGAGGAGGAGACGACACCCTGGCTCACCGCCCGGGAGCAGCGGCTCTGGCGTGCCCACCTCGAGGTCAGCAAGCTGCTCGACTACCAGCTCGGCCGCGAGCTGCAGCCGCACGGCCTGGCGATCAACGACTACGAGATCCTGGTCGTGCTCTCCGAGGCTCCCGAGCGGCGGATGCGGATGACCGACCTCGCCACCGCCACCCTCCAGTCCAAGAGCCGCCTCTCGCACCAGATCACCCGGATGGAGACGGCCGGCCTGGTGCTGCGCCAGGAGTGTCCGGGCGACCGCCGCGGCCTCTACGCCCACCTCACCGAGCTGGGCTGGGAGACCATGCAGCGGGTCGCCCCCGACCACGTCCGCAGCGTCCGCCGGCACTTCATCGACCGCTTCACGCCCGAGCAGCTCGACGCCATGTACGCGGCGCTGGGCCCGGTCGCCGAGCACCTGCGCGACCTGCGCGGACGGGCCTGA
- a CDS encoding AIM24 family protein has protein sequence MPKAQDGSGPVVHDAHSLPANDNVNPYAFSVDLNGSYFLQKGKMIAYYGDISFKGVGAGAVDRMLGRHFNSPLHASDWVVAEGRGKMLLADRAFDLNSYDLENGNLTVRSGNLLAFEPTLQLKQSIIPGFLTLIGTGKFVAASNGPVHFVEPPIRVDPQALVGWADCPAPCHHYDEAYMHGLIGGLRRLTGLGGASGEEHQFEFIGAGQVLLQSSETLMADRSVGQVHAEAGVPMGGVPQQPGGHAGGQQLPNVNIPGLGNLGDLGRRFGL, from the coding sequence CTGCCCAAGGCGCAGGACGGCTCCGGCCCGGTGGTGCACGACGCGCACAGCCTGCCGGCCAACGACAACGTCAACCCGTACGCCTTCTCGGTCGACCTGAACGGGTCGTACTTCCTGCAGAAGGGCAAGATGATCGCCTACTACGGCGACATCAGCTTCAAGGGCGTCGGCGCGGGCGCGGTCGACCGGATGCTCGGGCGGCACTTCAACTCGCCGCTGCACGCCTCGGACTGGGTGGTCGCCGAGGGCCGCGGCAAGATGCTGCTGGCCGACCGGGCCTTCGACCTCAACTCGTACGACCTGGAGAACGGCAACCTCACCGTCCGCTCCGGCAACCTGCTGGCCTTCGAGCCGACGCTGCAGCTGAAGCAGTCGATCATCCCGGGCTTCCTGACCCTGATCGGCACCGGCAAGTTCGTGGCGGCCTCCAACGGGCCGGTGCACTTCGTCGAGCCGCCGATCCGGGTCGACCCGCAGGCCCTGGTGGGCTGGGCGGACTGCCCCGCGCCGTGCCACCACTACGACGAGGCCTACATGCACGGGCTGATCGGCGGCCTGCGCCGGCTGACCGGCCTGGGCGGGGCGTCCGGCGAGGAGCACCAGTTCGAGTTCATCGGGGCCGGCCAGGTGCTGCTGCAGTCCTCCGAGACGCTGATGGCCGACCGCTCGGTGGGCCAGGTGCACGCCGAGGCGGGTGTCCCGATGGGCGGGGTGCCGCAGCAGCCGGGCGGTCACGCCGGCGGCCAGCAGTTGCCGAACGTGAACATCCCGGGGCTCGGTAACCTGGGTGACCTCGGACGACGGTTCGGTCTTTAA
- a CDS encoding AIM24 family protein, which translates to MPFTKIDNKMVEAQMVPGQRVFSQRGAMLAYRGEVTFTPNLTGGQGGVMSMIGRRVANEDTPLMTVEGHGTVMFGHGGHNIHVIDLTGDTLYVEADRLLAFEGSLQQSTMFMGQQGGVMGMVRGQVTGQGLFTTKLDGRGAVAVMAHGGVIELPITPNQPVHVDPQAYVAHRGDVRNKLSTALGWRDMVGRGSGEAFQLELSGHGMVYVQASEEKL; encoded by the coding sequence ATGCCGTTCACGAAGATCGACAACAAGATGGTCGAGGCACAGATGGTGCCCGGCCAGCGGGTCTTCAGCCAGCGCGGCGCGATGCTCGCCTACCGGGGCGAGGTCACCTTCACCCCGAACCTCACCGGCGGCCAGGGCGGCGTCATGTCGATGATCGGGCGCCGGGTGGCCAACGAGGACACCCCGCTGATGACGGTCGAGGGCCACGGCACCGTGATGTTCGGCCACGGCGGCCACAACATCCACGTGATCGACCTGACCGGCGACACCCTCTACGTGGAGGCGGACCGCCTGCTGGCCTTCGAGGGCTCGCTCCAGCAGTCCACCATGTTCATGGGCCAGCAGGGCGGGGTGATGGGCATGGTCCGCGGCCAGGTAACCGGCCAGGGCCTGTTCACCACCAAGCTGGACGGCCGCGGCGCGGTCGCCGTGATGGCGCACGGCGGCGTCATCGAACTGCCGATCACCCCCAACCAGCCCGTCCACGTCGACCCGCAGGCGTACGTCGCGCACCGCGGCGACGTCCGCAACAAGCTGTCCACCGCGCTGGGCTGGCGCGACATGGTCGGACGCGGCTCGGGCGAGGCGTTCCAGCTGGAGCTGTCCGGCCACGGCATGGTGTACGTGCAGGCGAGCGAGGAGAAGCTCTGA
- a CDS encoding AIM24 family protein gives MAQFRLQGSKVLAVDMTGDAVKAKNGSMVAYTGQIAFKKLSGGGDGLRGMVTRRLTGEQMVVMEAKGQGTCYFADAATEINLVRLNGETLYVESDNLLCTEATLHTGTSFTGLNGISSGNGLFTTKVEGHGWAAVTSKGPAIILRVSQGMPLRVDPGAYVAHTGNLNRSLKSGAGWTTLMGEGGGEAVQVEFAGDGLVYVQPSEKLTVGGDV, from the coding sequence GTGGCACAGTTTCGACTCCAAGGATCCAAGGTGCTCGCCGTCGACATGACGGGCGACGCCGTCAAGGCCAAGAACGGCTCGATGGTCGCTTACACCGGCCAGATCGCCTTCAAAAAACTGTCCGGTGGCGGTGACGGCCTGCGTGGCATGGTCACCCGCAGGCTGACCGGTGAGCAGATGGTGGTCATGGAGGCGAAGGGGCAGGGCACCTGCTACTTCGCCGACGCGGCCACCGAGATCAACCTGGTGCGGTTGAACGGCGAGACGCTCTACGTCGAGTCGGACAACCTGCTGTGCACCGAGGCGACCCTGCACACCGGCACCAGCTTCACCGGCCTCAACGGAATCTCGTCCGGCAACGGCCTGTTCACCACCAAGGTCGAGGGGCACGGCTGGGCTGCCGTCACCTCCAAGGGTCCGGCGATCATCCTGCGCGTCTCCCAGGGCATGCCGCTGCGGGTCGACCCGGGTGCGTACGTCGCGCACACCGGCAATCTCAACCGGAGCCTGAAGTCCGGCGCGGGCTGGACCACGCTGATGGGCGAGGGCGGCGGCGAGGCCGTGCAGGTGGAGTTCGCCGGCGACGGACTGGTCTACGTCCAGCCGTCCGAGAAGCTGACCGTCGGGGGTGACGTCTGA
- a CDS encoding DUF2127 domain-containing protein, with product MFKPDWDRRTCSRRGHITYAPTEPELRRRLHTATAVGDAWRCLRCGDFALGEPHGSGPADEAPLVPRGKALRDLFILRFLAVERFLRGLLIVLAAWAVWKFSNSQDSVRRLFDENLTVFRPVTDHFHWDLEHSPVVDTIRKTFDYEHRTLLVVALALVVYALVEIVEAVGLWMGRRWAEYLTVVATAAFLPLEVYELTEHVSALKVCTLLLNVLAVLWILLSKRLFGLRGGVVAFEAERHSASLLEVEQAAGTVPDGATAAV from the coding sequence ATGTTCAAGCCGGACTGGGACCGACGGACGTGCTCGCGGCGCGGGCACATCACCTACGCGCCCACCGAACCCGAGCTGCGCCGGCGCCTGCACACCGCCACCGCCGTCGGCGACGCCTGGCGCTGCCTGCGCTGCGGCGACTTCGCGCTCGGCGAGCCGCACGGCTCCGGGCCCGCGGACGAGGCCCCGCTCGTCCCCCGCGGCAAGGCCCTGCGCGACCTCTTCATCCTGCGCTTCCTCGCGGTCGAGCGGTTCCTGCGCGGACTGCTGATCGTCCTCGCCGCCTGGGCGGTGTGGAAGTTCTCCAACAGCCAGGACTCGGTGCGCCGGCTGTTCGACGAGAACCTGACCGTCTTCCGGCCGGTCACCGACCACTTCCACTGGGACCTCGAACACTCCCCGGTGGTCGACACCATCCGCAAGACCTTCGACTACGAGCACCGGACCCTGCTGGTGGTCGCGCTGGCACTGGTCGTCTACGCCCTGGTGGAGATCGTCGAGGCGGTCGGGCTCTGGATGGGCCGGCGCTGGGCGGAGTACCTCACCGTGGTGGCCACCGCCGCCTTCCTGCCGCTGGAGGTGTACGAGCTCACCGAGCACGTCTCCGCGTTGAAGGTCTGCACCCTCCTGCTGAACGTCCTGGCGGTGCTCTGGATCCTGCTCTCCAAGCGACTCTTCGGGCTGCGCGGCGGCGTGGTGGCGTTCGAGGCGGAACGGCACTCGGCCTCGCTGCTGGAGGTCGAGCAGGCGGCCGGGACGGTCCCCGACGGGGCGACGGCCGCGGTCTGA
- a CDS encoding DUF3817 domain-containing protein, producing MKTSSAVHRLRLVSGPEGLSFILLMVCSVLKRTTSFNGVPVMGMIHGILFVLYVVFLILAWQQQKWDLKRGALLFVLSVLPTGGFFAERMLAKEERGEYPAGPAAEREPAAA from the coding sequence GTGAAGACCAGCAGCGCCGTCCACCGCCTGCGCCTTGTCTCCGGCCCCGAAGGCCTCTCCTTCATCCTGCTGATGGTCTGCTCGGTGCTGAAGCGCACCACCAGCTTCAACGGCGTGCCGGTGATGGGGATGATCCACGGGATCCTCTTCGTCCTGTACGTGGTCTTCCTGATCCTGGCCTGGCAGCAGCAGAAGTGGGACCTCAAGCGGGGCGCCCTGCTGTTCGTCCTCTCGGTCCTGCCGACCGGTGGCTTCTTCGCCGAGCGGATGCTCGCCAAGGAGGAGCGCGGCGAGTACCCGGCCGGCCCCGCCGCGGAGCGCGAGCCCGCCGCGGCCTGA
- a CDS encoding M4 family metallopeptidase: MKRKLAAGAVLSATALLTGVIQVSATAQAGPVPAPQAQAAQQRATLIALANGQSVQLAKALTLGGQEQLVAKDAVVDADGARHLRYERTLGGLPVLGGDLIVHQRADGSVTSVDKAVEGQLSLPSLTPALSADKATAQAAGAVAATVGVAADKDEQPLKEVGQAGAAKLVVWAASGSPRLAYQTVVEGVRADGTPSRQTLVTDAASGEVLATHEDIQTASGTGRGVFVGSVPLTTTLSGSTYQLKDATRGGQYTTDLKHKTSGTGTLYTDADNAWGDGTVSNGQSAAVDAQYGVAATWDYYKNTFGRNGIKNNGVGAYSRVHYGNNYVNAFWDDSCFCMTYGDGASNTHPLTALDVAGHEMSHGVTAATAGLNYSGESGGLNEATSDIFGTMVEWYANLPSDVPDYLIGEKININGNGTPLRYMDKPSKDGGSADSWYSGVGNLDVHYSSGVANHFFYLLSEGSGAKTINGVSYNSPTSNGSTVTGIGRTKAAAIWYRSLSVYFTSTTNYKAARTASLKAATDLYGATSAEYKAVAAAWSAVNVN, encoded by the coding sequence GTGAAGCGAAAGCTCGCAGCCGGCGCCGTACTCTCCGCCACCGCCCTGCTCACCGGCGTCATCCAGGTGAGCGCCACGGCCCAGGCCGGCCCCGTGCCCGCCCCGCAGGCCCAGGCCGCCCAGCAGCGCGCCACCCTGATCGCCCTGGCGAACGGCCAGTCCGTGCAGCTGGCCAAGGCACTGACGCTCGGCGGCCAGGAGCAGCTCGTCGCCAAGGACGCCGTGGTGGACGCCGACGGAGCCCGCCACCTGCGCTACGAGCGCACCCTCGGCGGGCTGCCGGTGCTGGGCGGCGACCTGATCGTGCACCAGCGCGCCGACGGCTCGGTGACCTCGGTCGACAAGGCCGTCGAGGGGCAGCTGTCGCTGCCGAGCCTCACCCCCGCCCTGTCCGCGGACAAGGCCACCGCGCAGGCCGCCGGCGCCGTGGCCGCCACCGTCGGCGTCGCCGCCGACAAGGACGAGCAGCCGCTGAAGGAGGTCGGCCAGGCCGGCGCCGCGAAGCTGGTCGTCTGGGCCGCGTCCGGCAGCCCGCGGCTCGCCTACCAGACCGTGGTCGAGGGCGTGCGGGCCGACGGCACGCCGAGCCGGCAGACCCTGGTCACCGACGCGGCCAGCGGCGAGGTGCTCGCCACCCACGAGGACATCCAGACCGCGAGCGGCACCGGCAGGGGCGTCTTCGTCGGCTCCGTCCCGCTGACCACCACGCTGAGCGGCTCGACGTACCAGCTGAAGGACGCCACCCGCGGCGGCCAGTACACCACCGACCTCAAGCACAAGACGTCCGGCACCGGGACCCTCTACACCGACGCCGACAACGCCTGGGGCGACGGCACGGTCTCCAACGGCCAGTCGGCCGCCGTGGACGCCCAGTACGGCGTGGCCGCGACCTGGGACTACTACAAGAACACCTTCGGCCGCAACGGCATCAAGAACAACGGTGTCGGCGCGTACAGCCGGGTCCACTACGGCAACAACTACGTGAACGCCTTCTGGGACGACTCCTGCTTCTGCATGACGTACGGCGACGGCGCGAGCAACACCCACCCGCTGACCGCGCTGGACGTGGCCGGGCACGAGATGAGCCACGGCGTCACCGCCGCCACCGCCGGCCTGAACTACTCGGGCGAGTCCGGCGGCCTCAACGAGGCCACCTCGGACATCTTCGGCACCATGGTCGAGTGGTACGCCAACCTGCCCTCGGACGTGCCGGACTACCTCATCGGCGAGAAGATCAACATCAACGGGAACGGCACCCCGCTGCGCTACATGGACAAGCCCTCCAAGGACGGCGGCTCCGCCGACTCCTGGTACTCCGGGGTGGGCAACCTCGACGTCCACTACTCGTCGGGCGTCGCCAACCACTTCTTCTACCTGCTGTCCGAGGGCAGCGGCGCGAAGACCATCAACGGGGTCAGCTACAACAGCCCGACCTCCAACGGCTCCACGGTGACCGGCATCGGCCGCACCAAGGCCGCCGCGATCTGGTACCGCTCGCTGAGCGTCTACTTCACCTCCACCACCAACTACAAGGCCGCCCGCACGGCGTCCCTGAAGGCGGCGACCGACCTGTACGGCGCCACGTCCGCCGAGTACAAGGCGGTGGCGGCCGCCTGGAGCGCCGTCAACGTCAACTGA